A stretch of DNA from Granulicella pectinivorans:
CGCCGTGCGGTCATCATCTTTGCGTTCCTGAACCTGGTGATCGGTGCGGCGACGATGTTGCCGCTGAGTCAGATGTTCCCTCAAATCAACAAGTTCATCCCGCTCGACACGGTCCGGATCGACAATTCGGCGCACCTCGGAGGGTTTGGGTTCGGTCTCCTGCTGGGACCCGGGTTGGTGCCGCAGATGACCTCGGGGCGGGTCCTGTACTTGGCGCGTCAGAGACTGGTCTTCGGCTCGGCGGCGTTCGTACTGGTGCTGTTCGGGTACTGGATTTCGAATCTGCGGTAGTCCCTTGAAAGAAAGAAGACTGGATCCAAGAGATAAAGCGGGATAAGCAAAGCCTTTGCTTGTACTTATCCCGCTTTCGGTTTCATCCGGTTTTCCTGCTCTGTTTATCCCAGCGAGGTCTGGGCGAACTTGCGGACCATCGCGAGAAGCAGTTTGCGATCGGAGTCGGAGAGATGCGACGAGTAACGCTGGACCTGCGTGAGGAAGCGGATCTCCTCTTCGCTGAGGTGCAGCGACGACATCTCCTTGCCGACCGTCTCCTCCGCAAAGAACTGAGCCAATTGGAGATCGAGGGCGCGGGCGATCTTTTGCAGGGTCTCGAGCGAAGGGATCGTATGGCCGTTTTCCACGCGCGAGAGGTAGCAGCGCAGGAGGCCGGTACGCTTTTCGATGTCTCCCTGCGACATGCCCTTTTGCAGCCGATAGCCGCGGATTGTAGTCCCGATATTCGAGGAGATGGGGGAATCGATGGGGAGAGTCGCGGTGGAGGTCATAGTTTGTACGTTCGCCATTAACTTGAAAGTAATCACCGGCGTGCCGGCGGTCAAGGTGAAAGGGGATGGCGAGCTGGATGCGCGAACCATCCGTGGTTCATGCGATGGGACTTAGCGGCCAACACCTCAAGTGATCCTTTACCCCTGTGTAGACTCCGAACCACGAAAAACATTAGCAGAGCCAGTATTAGCCAAAGGGTAAACCCTCGGGCCGTTACAATCGGCGCATGGGGCTTACGATTCACTACCAGGGACAGCTTGCTTCGGATGAGGCGTATGTGTCTTTTATTGCTGAAGTTACGGCGTTCGCCGAGGCGCGGAAATGGGCTGTACACGCGGTTGCGGAGGCGGAGCGGGAGATGACGCGATATCTTCAGCCGGAAGACCCGGAAGCCGATGAATATGAAGATGTTTATGTGGGGCCGGTGAAGGGTGTGTATCTTCTGCCGCACCCGGAGTGTGAACCGCTGAGCTTCGAGTTCGATACCGATCTATTCATGCAGGACTTTTGCAAGACCCAGTTTGCCGGGCCCATGGTGCATGCGGCGATTCTCGATCTCTTTCGGAAGACTGAGAACCTGTTTGAGATGTTGGACATACAGGATGAGGCAGACGGTTGGGAAAACCCCGATCCGGGGCATCTGGAGGAGCAGTTTGCCGCGGCAACGGCCGCGATTCAGGAGGCTGCTGAGGAGATGCCGGGGTCTTCGGTCGGGGTGCTGACTCCGAGCGGCCGCATCCTTGATATTCTTGGCGAATAGTGCGTTTTTAGTGCAGTAGAACGTGGGCAAATGTATGGATCGGGTGGTGATTTTGTGGTGCGCGGACGACGCACCCGGTCTTGAGGTGCTCGTCATAGGATGAGGCGGTAGAAGACGACGTCCGGGACGCGGTTGTCGTTGTAGCGCTCTACCCGCTGGAAGCCCAGACGCTCGTATAAGGCATTGGCCTCGGGCATGGCGGCGGGAACGGTGTCGAGGTACATGGTTTCGTAGTTTTGGGTGCGGGCCCAGGCGATGGACTGCTGGATGAGCTTGCGGCCCAGGCTGTGGCCGCGATGGGTGGGGTCTACGTAGAGACGCTTCATCTCGATGCCGCCGGGGATTGGCTTCAGGGCTACGCAGCCGGCGGGCTGGGCGGCTACCTTTGCCAGCAGGATGAGTTTGTAGGGGGCAGGGAGCGCCACGATCTCGTTTTCGAAGCCCTGGATGCAGATGTTCGCGGCCCCGGTGGGATTCTGCGCGAGATAGGCACCATAGGCCCGCATGAGGGTGCGGATGTGGTCGAGGTCGGCTGCGGTGGCGGCTGGTTCGATGGTGGTCATTTACTCGTCCTTCTTGGCTTTCACGGGGACGTCTTCGAGCGAGAAGGTGAGATTGGCGACGTCGCCGTTGGTGACGGTGGCCTTCTGTTCGCCGGGAGCGAAAGATCGCAGGGTTTTGGTGTCGGGGATCTCCATGCCGAAGAGCTTCTTGGTGGTCCCGGTGGGTTCGGTGACGGCTGCCTGCTTGATCTTGAGCGTGTAGTGGCCGCTTGAGACGTAGTCGAAGCGGAAGGTGCCGTCGGTCTGGATGCCGGCCACCTGGAGCTGGGAGAGGGAGGTGTCGGCGTCTTCGCGAAGTTGGACCGTGCCGGAGTTGGCGGTCTTGCCGTCGAGTTTGGCCATGACGGTTCCGGAGAGGGTGTGGAGGCGGCTGAGGGGCATGGTCAGGTCTTCGCCCTTGCGGTCTTCCCGGGTGGCGACAGTGACGGGTTTCGCGTCTTCGGCGCGGGTGGCGTTTCCGCTGTAGACGGTAAGGTGCATGGTGCCGGAGGCTCGGGCGCTGCCGGCGGTGGCGCTGCCGACGGTGAGGATGGCACGGATGAGATAGGGGCCGGGGGCGAGGCCGGAGAGTCGGTAGGTGCCGCGGTCGTCGGTGATGTGGGTGGTCTGGAAGAGCATGTCGGTCATGCCGGGCATGTCGGCGGTGGCGAGGCCCAGGCTGGTGCCGGCGGCGGGAGCGGTCTCGACGCCGGTATAGGGGATGGCGCTGACCTTCCAGCCGGCGGCGGGGCTACCGTCTTCGAAGAGGATGCGGCCCGAGATGGCGGCTCCGAGCTCGAGCCTGAGGTCGAGATGGGCGGATTCGGTGCCCTGGATGCTGATGGTGGGGACGGCGGCGCGGATGCGTTTCTGGACGGCTGGGTCAGGGCTGGCGAGCTCCTCTGCGGTGAAGGCGGCGAGTGGGTCGATGTAGCCGGGGAGGACGGCGTGGACGTAGTAGACGCCGGGCTTGATGCCGCCGAGGGTGTAGTCGCCGTTGGGGCCGACGGTGGCGGAGGAGAGGACGTCGCCGATGGAGGTGAAGAGCTTGCTGAGGCTTCCGGCGGCCGCCCTGGCATCGGGATCGGCTGGGGTCTTTTGATTGGAGTCCTCGCTGAAGAGGGCCTCGGCGCTTTCGGGGTCGACGGGCTTGGCGGGCTTTGCGGCGGCGGCGGGAGGATCCGGGAGGCGCTTGAGGAGGACGTGGGCGAAGCGGGCGGGGCCGCTGGTGTCGGAGAGGGAGACGTGACCAGAGATGGTTTGGGCGTGGGTGAGGGGCACGCACAGGGCAAGGCAGAGAACGACTCTGGGGAGAGTGCTGATCACGGGAGGACTCCTGATGGATCGTATGGGAAGACGGTACACCATGGGGAACGCGAATTTTTGTTTTTGGACGCGGAGGGTTGGGATTTGGGGGCTTGGCTTTGAGTCCCTGGCGGCTCTACCCACCCTGCCCGAGGAGAGTGGGCAAGGGTGGGCAGCCATCGTTTTCGATGCTCCGGTGCTTCTAGCGGCGGAGGAGGTCGATGGGGGTGTTGACGTCTTCGACGCGGAAGTAGGGGGCGAGGGCAGGGTGGCGGCGGGAGGCGGCCTGATACATGTCCCAGGCGACGCGGCGGTAGCTGAAGTGGCCGGCGACTCCGGAGCGGAGTTCGGAGATGTAGAGGGCTTCGGCGAAGTCCATCTTGAACATGGCTCGGCAGCGCATGCCCAGCGGCAGGAGGTACTGGGCGGTTTGGTGGGCTTCGGGGGTACCGGAGTCGCGGACCTGGCGGTAGGCTTCGAGGGCTGCGGTCATGGAGGCCTCGTAGTCGGCGGCCAAGCCGGCTTCTTCGAGTGTGGGCTGGCCGGGGCAGATGGGCTGCTCGTAGCCGTGGAGGTCGGTGAAGCCCTGAAGGAGCTGGGTGCAGCGGCGGTGGCGGTGCATGTCGCGGAAGCCGCCGATGTCC
This window harbors:
- a CDS encoding helix-turn-helix domain-containing protein, producing the protein MTSTATLPIDSPISSNIGTTIRGYRLQKGMSQGDIEKRTGLLRCYLSRVENGHTIPSLETLQKIARALDLQLAQFFAEETVGKEMSSLHLSEEEIRFLTQVQRYSSHLSDSDRKLLLAMVRKFAQTSLG
- a CDS encoding GNAT family N-acetyltransferase, giving the protein MTTIEPAATAADLDHIRTLMRAYGAYLAQNPTGAANICIQGFENEIVALPAPYKLILLAKVAAQPAGCVALKPIPGGIEMKRLYVDPTHRGHSLGRKLIQQSIAWARTQNYETMYLDTVPAAMPEANALYERLGFQRVERYNDNRVPDVVFYRLIL
- a CDS encoding carboxypeptidase-like regulatory domain-containing protein; amino-acid sequence: MISTLPRVVLCLALCVPLTHAQTISGHVSLSDTSGPARFAHVLLKRLPDPPAAAAKPAKPVDPESAEALFSEDSNQKTPADPDARAAAGSLSKLFTSIGDVLSSATVGPNGDYTLGGIKPGVYYVHAVLPGYIDPLAAFTAEELASPDPAVQKRIRAAVPTISIQGTESAHLDLRLELGAAISGRILFEDGSPAAGWKVSAIPYTGVETAPAAGTSLGLATADMPGMTDMLFQTTHITDDRGTYRLSGLAPGPYLIRAILTVGSATAGSARASGTMHLTVYSGNATRAEDAKPVTVATREDRKGEDLTMPLSRLHTLSGTVMAKLDGKTANSGTVQLREDADTSLSQLQVAGIQTDGTFRFDYVSSGHYTLKIKQAAVTEPTGTTKKLFGMEIPDTKTLRSFAPGEQKATVTNGDVANLTFSLEDVPVKAKKDE